One window of Rasiella rasia genomic DNA carries:
- a CDS encoding T9SS type A sorting domain-containing protein, translating to MKTLLQLVLFSFVIFGQVLHAQCEIEEDFDTYVNNDIPVDWTVINTTGSTNNVYAKVQTSNQAPTPPRFLRMYNGAETTGDLIFVAPQLATVSDGNHRVKFWLQGTSTSMLELGTMNATDGSGTFTLISTFNLSNNWTYYEVIIPSGTNEYLAFKHNLGDPFDQINFDSICIQEIPTCLEVSNIGLSNQTTTTVDLSWDESGTGEDNWEYIVQEIGSTSPTPTTSGTAHNSTSSTPSVTVSGLTMNTEYEAYVRANCGGGDFGEWIFTGNTLRTDCGLVTENFCEDWAGLPEDMVPFCWSAYDDPGTSGYVYIDYEFSYAKNMLELFFTSTTVVGDIVAISPDVSFAMDGTHRLNFTAGGSTNVPDLLEVGTIDTGGNFVLITSITPTADRNTQYLVELPDTDHAKFAFRHNGAINKYIWINTICVESTPSCLEVTNVAASNVQYNAADINWTVSGSNETTWEYLVQETTLPAPDATTNGTEIMATSVNVPLAQNTAYVAYVRAKCDATDFGAWIASAEFTTSCDSVVAEYSDSFEGLNVSGQEVKPCWSFLDTTSGDFRTYDSQNNITPADGNLMLRMFFSSSSDPEGLILSTPETSDISTDKQIRFKMNKSTSTTEGFSVIVGTMSDPLDATTFVILDDTSVNETSVDAETWTEFTIDFANYDTSLNHSYIAFKPQHSGNGSNFKNIYMDDYIYEFNPVVGFNDEAITAAVLTASSDYSCNNAISGDFLGATQSDEYPCTSPVYEDFSDLWFRFTPDATGEYAFSLENVTGEEMNMFLFEGSSVNPISIVGGCSTRYVTEHLEEGVTYFVSIASEILTAQFELCVYPLPPVPVNDETTGALVINESTDNSCNNAVSGYTASATHSIESECSSESLDVWYTFTPTNTANYTFRRDIIQGGGVTFVSVYEGTPGNLTQLTELCTSYLQTVDLIAGETYYVAVSSSLTSIPVYFNLCAYQSPPAPGNDECVDGYDLTVGVDFESSYIIGDNTSATRNTADPLVICDGLEFELKGKDVWYSVIVPNSGRLVLETKSNDDPYLTDPGMMAYAGTCGALETIYCSSDQGDGFFTYMELENLQPGSEVLVRVWGRVGTFGSYKIAAYDDGPICEFPANVQVDDITETTALLTFDAPTPVPTGGYEYIVQLEGTGYPGDATGITTTSTEVLLSDLTPDTNYEVYVKSICSDNGSAWEGPALFTTEMVLGTNNFTEDAFSVYPNPVKDRLTISNATTIELVTIYDYTGKRVKQVQLNNTEGQIDMSTLASGLYMLEVKTALNKKVVKVIVE from the coding sequence ATGAAAACTTTATTACAATTAGTGCTTTTCAGCTTCGTAATTTTTGGACAAGTTTTACATGCCCAATGTGAAATCGAAGAAGATTTCGACACCTATGTAAACAACGATATACCCGTAGATTGGACCGTAATTAATACTACTGGGTCAACCAACAATGTATATGCAAAGGTGCAAACTAGTAATCAAGCTCCAACACCACCAAGATTTCTAAGAATGTACAACGGTGCTGAAACAACAGGAGATTTAATATTTGTGGCACCTCAGCTAGCTACAGTTTCTGATGGAAATCACCGAGTAAAATTTTGGTTGCAAGGAACCTCAACCTCAATGCTTGAGTTAGGTACAATGAATGCAACCGATGGCTCCGGAACCTTCACCTTAATCTCAACTTTCAATCTTTCAAACAATTGGACATATTATGAGGTTATTATTCCTTCTGGAACCAATGAATATCTTGCCTTTAAACATAATTTAGGTGACCCATTTGATCAAATTAATTTTGATAGCATTTGTATTCAAGAAATCCCTACCTGTCTTGAAGTATCTAACATCGGTCTTTCAAATCAGACTACTACTACTGTAGACCTAAGCTGGGACGAAAGTGGTACTGGTGAAGATAATTGGGAATATATAGTTCAAGAAATTGGATCAACTAGTCCTACTCCTACAACATCAGGTACAGCTCACAATTCAACTAGTTCAACCCCATCTGTTACTGTTTCAGGACTTACAATGAATACCGAATATGAAGCCTATGTTAGAGCTAACTGTGGAGGTGGAGATTTTGGCGAATGGATTTTTACAGGCAATACTTTAAGAACAGACTGTGGCTTAGTTACTGAAAATTTTTGTGAAGATTGGGCCGGATTACCAGAAGATATGGTGCCGTTTTGCTGGTCTGCGTACGATGATCCAGGTACTAGTGGCTATGTATATATAGATTATGAATTCTCATATGCTAAAAACATGTTGGAGTTGTTCTTTACAAGCACAACAGTGGTTGGCGATATTGTAGCAATTTCTCCAGATGTAAGCTTTGCAATGGATGGTACACACCGATTAAATTTTACAGCTGGAGGTTCTACAAACGTTCCAGATTTACTTGAGGTAGGAACTATAGACACGGGAGGTAATTTCGTTTTAATAACTTCTATTACTCCAACTGCAGATAGAAACACACAATATTTAGTAGAGCTGCCAGATACTGACCATGCAAAATTTGCATTTAGACATAATGGAGCCATCAACAAATATATTTGGATAAACACGATATGTGTAGAGTCTACGCCTTCATGTCTTGAAGTAACCAATGTAGCAGCTTCCAATGTACAGTATAATGCTGCAGATATTAATTGGACTGTAAGCGGTTCTAACGAAACTACGTGGGAATATCTGGTTCAAGAAACTACACTTCCTGCTCCAGATGCAACAACAAATGGTACAGAAATTATGGCCACTTCTGTAAATGTACCGTTGGCTCAAAATACTGCATATGTTGCCTATGTTCGCGCCAAGTGTGATGCAACAGACTTTGGGGCATGGATAGCATCGGCTGAGTTTACAACTTCTTGCGATAGTGTTGTGGCAGAATACAGCGATAGCTTTGAGGGATTAAATGTAAGCGGACAAGAGGTAAAACCATGCTGGTCTTTTCTAGATACTACTTCAGGAGATTTTAGAACCTACGATTCTCAGAACAATATTACACCAGCAGATGGTAACTTAATGTTGCGAATGTTCTTTAGTTCTAGTTCAGATCCAGAAGGCTTGATTCTTAGCACTCCTGAAACCTCAGATATTAGCACCGACAAGCAGATTAGATTTAAAATGAACAAAAGTACTTCTACCACAGAAGGATTTAGTGTGATAGTTGGTACAATGTCAGATCCTTTAGACGCTACAACATTTGTAATTTTAGATGATACTTCAGTCAATGAAACTAGTGTTGATGCAGAAACTTGGACAGAATTTACGATAGATTTTGCAAATTACGATACTTCGTTAAACCATTCTTATATTGCTTTTAAACCACAACACTCTGGTAATGGAAGTAACTTCAAGAATATTTATATGGATGATTACATTTATGAATTCAATCCAGTGGTTGGTTTTAATGATGAAGCTATAACTGCAGCTGTATTAACGGCTTCAAGCGATTATTCATGTAACAATGCAATCTCAGGTGACTTTTTAGGAGCCACTCAATCTGACGAATACCCATGTACGAGCCCTGTTTACGAAGATTTTAGCGATTTGTGGTTTAGGTTTACTCCTGACGCAACAGGCGAGTATGCTTTTTCTTTGGAAAACGTAACAGGTGAAGAGATGAATATGTTTCTTTTTGAAGGATCTTCAGTAAATCCAATTTCTATAGTTGGTGGTTGTAGTACACGTTATGTTACCGAACACCTTGAAGAAGGCGTAACTTATTTTGTGTCTATAGCAAGTGAAATTCTTACGGCCCAATTTGAGTTATGTGTGTATCCTCTACCTCCGGTTCCTGTAAATGACGAAACCACTGGAGCACTTGTAATAAATGAATCAACAGATAATAGCTGTAATAATGCAGTGAGTGGGTACACAGCTTCGGCTACACATTCTATTGAATCTGAATGTTCTTCAGAATCTTTAGATGTTTGGTATACGTTTACACCTACAAACACCGCTAACTATACATTTAGACGTGATATAATTCAAGGTGGTGGGGTAACATTTGTTTCTGTATATGAAGGTACTCCAGGTAATTTAACACAGCTTACAGAGCTTTGTACTTCATACTTACAAACTGTAGATCTTATAGCAGGTGAAACCTATTACGTTGCTGTTTCAAGCTCGCTAACCTCAATTCCTGTGTATTTCAACTTATGTGCGTATCAATCGCCACCAGCTCCAGGAAATGACGAGTGTGTAGATGGATATGATTTAACAGTTGGTGTAGATTTTGAAAGTAGTTATATAATTGGCGATAACACATCTGCTACAAGAAACACGGCAGATCCGTTAGTTATTTGCGACGGACTGGAATTTGAATTAAAAGGAAAAGACGTTTGGTATAGTGTGATTGTACCTAACTCTGGTCGTTTGGTGTTAGAAACAAAATCAAATGACGACCCATATCTAACCGATCCAGGTATGATGGCATATGCGGGTACGTGTGGAGCACTAGAAACTATATATTGTAGTAGTGATCAGGGTGATGGTTTCTTTACTTATATGGAATTGGAAAACTTACAGCCAGGTAGCGAAGTATTAGTGAGAGTATGGGGTAGAGTAGGAACATTTGGCTCGTATAAAATTGCGGCCTATGACGATGGTCCGATATGTGAGTTTCCTGCAAATGTTCAGGTAGACGATATTACTGAAACTACAGCACTATTAACATTCGATGCACCGACTCCTGTTCCAACTGGCGGTTATGAATATATAGTACAACTTGAAGGAACTGGGTATCCTGGTGATGCAACTGGTATAACGACCACTTCAACAGAAGTACTACTAAGCGACTTAACTCCAGATACTAATTACGAAGTATATGTGAAATCTATTTGTAGTGACAATGGAAGTGCATGGGAGGGACCAGCGCTATTTACAACCGAAATGGTACTTGGTACAAACAACTTTACCGAAGATGCATTTAGTGTTTATCCTAATCCAGTTAAAGATAGATTAACGATTTCTAACGCTACGACAATAGAGCTTGTAACAATTTATGATTATACTGGCAAAAGAGTAAAACAAGTGCAGCTTAACAATACGGAAGGCCAAATAGACATGTCTACATTGGCATCTGGGTTGTATATGCTAGAAGTAAAAACTGCGCTGAATAAAAAAGTCGTGAAGGTTATTGTTGAATAA
- a CDS encoding nuclear transport factor 2 family protein: MKYLTLITLFFSVMLMAQVEEDSELFLQMKQLDSVVFEVGFNQCNLSPTEALLTDDFEFYHDIGGIQNKAEFIAAMKKNICGNPKTNLTRKLIKGSMEVFPLSANNELYGAIQRGEHEFYRQADGQENKKTGYAKFTSYWELQNNEWKLKRTFSFDHRAAH, encoded by the coding sequence ATGAAATATCTTACACTTATTACTCTTTTCTTCTCAGTTATGCTAATGGCACAGGTAGAAGAAGATTCAGAACTGTTTTTACAGATGAAACAACTAGACAGTGTTGTTTTTGAAGTAGGCTTTAACCAATGTAACCTCTCCCCTACAGAAGCCCTTTTAACAGACGATTTCGAATTCTATCATGATATTGGCGGTATTCAGAACAAAGCAGAATTTATAGCAGCAATGAAGAAGAATATCTGCGGAAATCCTAAAACTAACTTAACACGTAAGCTAATTAAAGGTTCTATGGAAGTATTTCCACTATCAGCTAACAACGAACTTTACGGAGCAATACAACGAGGAGAACACGAATTTTATAGACAAGCCGACGGACAAGAAAACAAGAAAACTGGTTACGCTAAATTTACCTCCTATTGGGAATTACAAAATAACGAATGGAAGCTGAAACGCACTTTTAGTTTCGATCATCGAGCTGCACATTAA
- a CDS encoding head GIN domain-containing protein: MKTLKIILLTLATVTLTSCNFDISLGQTHGNGNVTIEDRNVSEEFTKVKGSAGLDVFLTKGNTASIRVEADENLQEIIETEITNGKLHITTADNHNIGKSKSKKVFVTYVSLDEVASSSGADVIVNGILEAENLTLDASSGSDLEVEVLAKNLYLDCSSGADIKVSGKASDLTADASSGSDIKAKDLLVLNCKAEVSSGADITIHVKERLEVDASSGGDVSYYGNPSAVNNNSSKSGSVHKM, from the coding sequence ATGAAAACACTTAAAATAATTTTGCTTACCCTAGCAACCGTAACCTTAACGTCATGTAATTTCGATATAAGCCTTGGGCAGACCCACGGAAACGGAAATGTGACAATTGAAGATAGAAACGTCTCTGAAGAATTCACAAAAGTGAAAGGAAGTGCAGGACTCGATGTTTTTCTAACCAAAGGAAACACGGCGAGTATTCGTGTGGAAGCAGATGAAAATCTTCAAGAAATTATAGAAACAGAAATAACCAATGGTAAATTGCATATTACAACTGCAGATAACCACAACATTGGAAAATCTAAATCTAAAAAAGTATTTGTAACCTATGTTAGCCTTGATGAAGTAGCATCTTCAAGCGGAGCTGATGTAATTGTAAATGGAATTTTAGAAGCCGAAAATTTAACACTTGATGCCAGTAGCGGATCTGACTTAGAAGTTGAAGTATTGGCAAAAAACCTTTATTTAGACTGTAGTAGTGGTGCAGACATTAAAGTGTCTGGGAAAGCTTCAGATTTAACGGCAGATGCGTCTAGTGGTAGCGATATTAAAGCTAAAGACCTACTCGTTCTAAATTGCAAAGCCGAAGTTTCTAGTGGAGCAGATATTACTATACACGTTAAAGAGCGACTAGAAGTAGATGCCTCTAGTGGTGGTGACGTAAGCTATTACGGGAACCCTAGCGCAGTGAACAATAATAGCAGTAAGTCTGGAAGCGTTCATAAAATGTAA
- a CDS encoding PspC domain-containing protein encodes MNKTVNINLAGTFFHIDEDAFGKLSRYLDAIKKSLSDPQGKDEIIRDIEARIAELFSEKTENKSQVITLKELDEVIAVMGQPEDYRVDEEMFEDTPPTYTSRRDRSSAAHKQLFRDVDNKFISGVSSGLAHYIGLDAIWVRLLWILLTILSSGTFIIFYILFWILVPAAITTSEKLKMGGQAVTISNIEKKFKEGYETVADRVKSADYDKFGEKVGNGAVSFVETLGNILLTILKIFVKFFGIILILIGLSVLVSLIISLFTLGTIDLWGTGEILDYINLIDTTNSPIWLVSLLTFLAVGIPFFVVFILGLKLLVSNLKSIGTKAKIILLVLWIASLIGLGIMGVRQATENAYNGEVITEESLPVRTGDTVRVSMRTNTLYDAYAYKDNGVEIKYDENDNKVIYSNDIRLIVKSTTDSVAKLTIDKNAEGNSFLNARKRAEAIEYNYTFENGTLYLDSYFLTALEHKYRDQEIDITLHLPEGTILFAEENTYSFHRNDSRYGDILHNGKEEHYLLVLKNKLECIDCPINEDDDANKGTWNSENKTWKEQVLKDFDDDVLEDEANDTLIVIDTLINNIPTTIVKDTDN; translated from the coding sequence ATGAACAAGACAGTAAACATAAATTTAGCCGGCACGTTTTTTCATATAGACGAAGACGCTTTTGGTAAACTTTCGCGCTACCTCGATGCCATAAAGAAATCGTTGAGTGATCCGCAAGGAAAAGACGAAATTATACGCGACATTGAAGCGCGTATTGCAGAACTATTTTCAGAAAAAACTGAAAACAAATCACAAGTCATTACTCTCAAAGAGTTAGATGAAGTAATTGCTGTGATGGGACAGCCCGAAGACTATCGAGTAGACGAAGAAATGTTTGAAGACACCCCACCAACATATACATCTCGAAGAGATAGGTCTAGTGCAGCCCACAAGCAACTATTTAGAGATGTCGATAACAAATTTATATCTGGAGTTTCTTCAGGATTGGCACACTACATTGGGCTAGACGCAATATGGGTACGCCTACTTTGGATTTTACTTACCATACTAAGTAGTGGTACGTTTATTATATTCTATATCTTATTCTGGATTTTAGTGCCTGCGGCAATTACTACGTCAGAAAAGCTAAAAATGGGCGGCCAAGCCGTAACCATATCGAATATTGAAAAAAAGTTCAAGGAAGGATATGAGACTGTCGCTGATAGGGTAAAATCGGCAGACTATGACAAATTCGGGGAAAAAGTAGGCAATGGTGCAGTATCATTTGTTGAAACCCTCGGGAATATTCTTCTTACTATCCTTAAAATATTTGTCAAATTCTTTGGAATTATCTTAATCTTAATCGGACTTTCAGTATTAGTTAGTCTTATTATCAGCTTATTTACCTTAGGCACAATAGATCTTTGGGGTACAGGCGAAATATTAGATTATATTAACCTAATAGACACAACAAACAGTCCGATATGGCTGGTATCACTACTTACATTCTTAGCGGTAGGGATTCCATTCTTTGTAGTATTTATTCTCGGACTAAAGTTGTTAGTGAGTAACCTTAAATCTATTGGTACAAAAGCCAAGATTATCTTACTGGTACTTTGGATAGCCTCCCTTATAGGATTAGGAATTATGGGTGTGAGACAGGCCACTGAAAATGCCTACAACGGAGAAGTGATTACTGAAGAATCTTTACCTGTGCGTACAGGAGACACCGTTAGAGTATCTATGAGAACCAACACTTTGTATGATGCTTATGCGTACAAAGACAATGGTGTAGAGATAAAATATGACGAGAATGACAACAAGGTAATATATAGCAATGACATCAGGCTAATAGTAAAATCTACTACAGATTCTGTAGCAAAACTTACAATCGACAAAAATGCTGAAGGAAACAGTTTTCTCAATGCAAGAAAACGAGCAGAAGCTATAGAATATAACTACACATTTGAGAACGGAACACTTTATTTAGACAGTTATTTCTTAACAGCCTTAGAGCATAAATACAGAGATCAAGAGATTGATATTACATTGCACTTACCTGAAGGCACGATACTTTTTGCTGAAGAGAATACCTATTCTTTTCATAGAAATGATTCTCGCTATGGAGACATACTACACAATGGTAAAGAAGAACATTATTTATTAGTACTGAAAAATAAGTTAGAATGTATAGACTGTCCGATAAATGAAGATGACGATGCTAATAAAGGCACGTGGAACTCAGAAAATAAAACGTGGAAAGAGCAAGTATTAAAAGATTTTGACGATGATGTACTAGAAGATGAAGCAAACGATACGCTTATTGTAATTGATACTTTGATTAACAATATACCAACGACCATTGTAAAAGATACAGACAATTAA
- a CDS encoding PadR family transcriptional regulator — translation MKIENTKAQMRKGVLEYCILSILQGGEAYTSDILETLKDAKMLVVEGTIYPLLTRLKNAGLLAYRWEESTSGPPRKYYELTETGSLFLNELTTTWSELQRAVNKVTSTTSK, via the coding sequence ATGAAGATCGAAAACACAAAAGCGCAAATGCGCAAAGGGGTCTTAGAGTATTGCATCCTATCTATTTTACAAGGTGGTGAGGCATACACCAGTGATATACTGGAGACCCTGAAAGACGCTAAGATGCTCGTGGTAGAGGGCACTATTTATCCGCTATTAACGCGGTTAAAAAACGCAGGACTTCTTGCCTATCGTTGGGAAGAATCGACCAGCGGACCACCACGCAAGTATTATGAACTTACAGAAACAGGGAGCCTGTTTTTAAACGAATTGACTACTACCTGGAGCGAATTGCAACGGGCCGTAAATAAAGTAACTAGCACAACCTCGAAATAA